The Sphaerochaeta globosa str. Buddy region GATCGCACTGGAAGAGGTAGTAGGGTTTCACCCTTGCACGCAAGAGCTTGTGAAACAAATCGGTCAATACAGATACCGAGTCATTGACACCCTTGAGCAACACCGTCTGGCTGCCCAACACCACACCGCTGTCGGCAAGTGCATTGCAGGCCCTGACCGATTCCTTGGTCAGCTCATCAGGATGGGTTGCATGGATACTCATGTAAATCGGTTTGTATTTTCTGAGGATTGCCAAAAGGCTTTCATTGATACGTTGGGGCATGACCATCGGAACCTTGGTACCGATACGCACCATCTCTACATGGTCGATACTGGTCACCTGGTCGAGCAGATAGTCAATCATCTCATCCGAAAGGGTAAGCGGATCGCCACCGCTGATGACCACATCACGGACCTCGGTATGCTCTTTGATATAGTTGATCGCGCCTTCCCAATGCTTTTGCAGAGCCTCGGTGTGACCTCCAACCATACGCGAGCGGGTGCAGTACCTGCAGTAGGTGCTGCAAAAGCTGGTGGTTAGAAAAAGCACACGGTCGGGATAGCGGTGCACCAGACCTTGTACGGCGGTGGTATGCTCCTCGGCCAAGGGATCTGCACTCTCGCCTTTACCAACATACGATTCCTCGATGGAGGGTATGACAGTCCTGCGAAGGGCACTTGTAGGATCATTTGGATCAATGAGACTGAGATAGTAGGGGGTTACGGAGAAGGGAAACAAGGTGTCCGCACTCTTGAGGGCTTCGCGTTCACTTTCAGTGGGAGTGAGGAACCGACAAAGGTCCGCGTAGGTGGTGATTCGATGAAAAAGCTGCCAGTGCCAGTCATTCCACATCGTATCGGTCGCGTCCGGGAAGAACTGCTTCCTGAACTCTTCGATTCTGCCTTCCAGAGGAAATCTCGACTCTTGAAGGTTGCCGTTCTGGTGATGAGGTTTCGGTGCACCCGAAGGTACACCGCTCCGTATAAGCGGAGGCTCGACATCATCAATAATAACACGCTCGTTAGTATTGAACTGTCCCATAAAAATCGTCCTTGACGACCAAAATCACGGTCCTTTCGACTCTCCATGATCGTCGCCACCAGTGTATCACTAAGAATAAAAAAGGTCGCTATACTCTGTGCATATTTCTTCATCATTTCGTAGGTATTTTTTCAGAATGAAAGCTCTCAAAAAACTGAACGAGAACAATGAAAAACAACCTTGCTTTCCGGTCTCAGTGAATGGCCGGAATCCAGGAAACCCTACTTGTCGATTTATGTTTCCTCGGCGCCTCCTCTCTGCTACCATCTACCCAATACCTTAGGAGAAATCATGAGAGAATGGAAGGTCTTTCATCCCGAACTGTTCCAAGGCGCAAAGAGAAAGCACAAGTATTTTGAAGGCTGGTATTGCAAAATCGCCCTACAAAAACCGACGCCTGAAGTACTGTGCCTCATCAGCGGCATCTCCCTCTCCTCTGACTCGCATGCCTTTATCCAGGTTGTTTCGAGCTTGCAGGAAAAATCCTGGTATGTACGGTTTCCACTCTCAGCCTTTCATGCAGAAAAGAACCGGTTCATCATTCACATCGGTGAGAACAGCTTCAGCCGGGATACGGTACACATCAGTATCAAAACCGACGGGTTGGACCTTGTCGGGGATTTTACTTTCTCGGAGGTGAAACAATTCCCTGTCTCTTTTACCAGGCCAGGCATCATGGGTTGGTATGCCTATGTACCTAGAATGGAATGCCTGCATGCCGTTGTTGCCACATGCTGTACAGCAAGAGGCCAGTACGTGCTGAACAGTCGGTCTGTCGACATTGCAGAGGCCGACGGATACATGGAAAAGGATTGGGGGACTTCGTTTCCCAAAGCCTACCTATGGATGCAGGCCAACAGTTTTGCCGCCAAAGGAGTATCGGTCATGCTCAGCATCGCCCACATACCCTTTCACGGGCTCTCCTTTACGGGTTTTCTTGGATTCATCCAGCTACCCGACTCCCTAATTTCGTTCGGCACCTACACCGGCGCAAAATTCCGTATCGATGAGGTTAAGCCGACCAATGTACAGGTGACGATATCCACCAAAGCATATCGGATTACGCTTTCTGCCTCGCTAGGAAGCGCCAGCGGCCTGGCAGCACCGAAACAAGGGAGTATGGAGCGCACCATCTACGAGAGCGTGGACGGAACGATGCAACTCAGACTGGAAACAAATCAAGGCGAACTTTTGTTCGACGCTTGCAGCCCCCATGCCGGCCTTGAGTTCAGCGAAGCTTCCCATCTGATGGATGGCAGATAAAAAGTATTGTATAGTACCTACATGACATATATCACAGAATTCCTGAAAACCTTTGAAGAGCAATACATGGTCTCCTTTTTCATACTCCTTGGCACGTTGCTGGTATTGCTTGGAGCAAATGCATTATTGGGTAAGCGTATCAAAAAGCTTGAGGATCTGAAAATTCGGGATGAGAAGAGCGTCAAGGCACTCGCCCTTCCTGCCTTGCGCTTTATCAAGCGCATCGCCATCCCCCTGCTCTTCCTTGCCTCTCTCTCTTTGTTTTTGAACAGTGTTTCGTTTGCAGAGGGAGTGCATAGGATAGTCCAGATTGTCTTTGCCGTTATTATGACCATCATTATTGTGCGATCGGTCAATAAGGCCCTGGAACTGAGTTTTTCCAAGTATTTTGAAAAAGAGTATGCAAATCGGGAGCATGAGAAGAATCTCAAGCCTTTGCTCTCCTTTGTAAAGTTGCTTCTGTGGGTGATAGGTTTTCTCATATTAGTCAGCAACCTTGGCTTCAATATCACCACGGCCCTTGCGGGCCTCGGGGTCGGCGGTATCGCAGTTGCCATAGCCGCCCAAGGAATCTTGGGGGATCTGTTCAGCTACTTCGTCATTTTTTTCGACCATCCCTTCGCACTCGGGGACTTCATCGTCTTCGGTGATAAGTCAGGTGTCGTGGAACGGATCGGAATCAAGAGCAGCCGTATACGGGTCCTCAGCGGTGAGGTTCTGATCATCTCCAATTCCGATTTGACCTCGAGTCGGATCCATAACTATAAACAGATGCAGCGAAGGCGTGTAGTATCCTCCATTACCATTCCGTATGAGACTCCTATTGAAAAGGTGCAAAAGGTAACTGGGTTCATCAAGGATGCAATTGCCGATGTAAAAACCATAGAGGGTGTACTGTGTGACCGCTCCCACTTTCAGACCTTCGGTGCTTCGGCCTTGGTTTTCGAAA contains the following coding sequences:
- a CDS encoding KamA family radical SAM protein, with the protein product MGQFNTNERVIIDDVEPPLIRSGVPSGAPKPHHQNGNLQESRFPLEGRIEEFRKQFFPDATDTMWNDWHWQLFHRITTYADLCRFLTPTESEREALKSADTLFPFSVTPYYLSLIDPNDPTSALRRTVIPSIEESYVGKGESADPLAEEHTTAVQGLVHRYPDRVLFLTTSFCSTYCRYCTRSRMVGGHTEALQKHWEGAINYIKEHTEVRDVVISGGDPLTLSDEMIDYLLDQVTSIDHVEMVRIGTKVPMVMPQRINESLLAILRKYKPIYMSIHATHPDELTKESVRACNALADSGVVLGSQTVLLKGVNDSVSVLTDLFHKLLRARVKPYYLFQCDPISGSEHFRTTVDKGKALMQGLRGFTSGYAIPQYVIDTPGGGGKVPILPQYEVGQDDEHLYLRNYEGKVFTYPTAREQVTC
- a CDS encoding tocopherol cyclase family protein: MREWKVFHPELFQGAKRKHKYFEGWYCKIALQKPTPEVLCLISGISLSSDSHAFIQVVSSLQEKSWYVRFPLSAFHAEKNRFIIHIGENSFSRDTVHISIKTDGLDLVGDFTFSEVKQFPVSFTRPGIMGWYAYVPRMECLHAVVATCCTARGQYVLNSRSVDIAEADGYMEKDWGTSFPKAYLWMQANSFAAKGVSVMLSIAHIPFHGLSFTGFLGFIQLPDSLISFGTYTGAKFRIDEVKPTNVQVTISTKAYRITLSASLGSASGLAAPKQGSMERTIYESVDGTMQLRLETNQGELLFDACSPHAGLEFSEASHLMDGR
- a CDS encoding mechanosensitive ion channel family protein yields the protein MTYITEFLKTFEEQYMVSFFILLGTLLVLLGANALLGKRIKKLEDLKIRDEKSVKALALPALRFIKRIAIPLLFLASLSLFLNSVSFAEGVHRIVQIVFAVIMTIIIVRSVNKALELSFSKYFEKEYANREHEKNLKPLLSFVKLLLWVIGFLILVSNLGFNITTALAGLGVGGIAVAIAAQGILGDLFSYFVIFFDHPFALGDFIVFGDKSGVVERIGIKSSRIRVLSGEVLIISNSDLTSSRIHNYKQMQRRRVVSSITIPYETPIEKVQKVTGFIKDAIADVKTIEGVLCDRSHFQTFGASALVFETVYYVPSPEYLIFMDVQQEINLALLKKFTEEGIKFAYPTQKIFTVPV